One part of the Dioscorea cayenensis subsp. rotundata cultivar TDr96_F1 chromosome 2, TDr96_F1_v2_PseudoChromosome.rev07_lg8_w22 25.fasta, whole genome shotgun sequence genome encodes these proteins:
- the LOC120275798 gene encoding UDP-glucose flavonoid 3-O-glucosyltransferase 7-like produces the protein MDSGEPLHVLFFPFLARSHMIPMLETARLFSDNGIKTSIVTTPANADLIKPLLHHHPSISLHLIPFPSTTFNLPSGCENLTVLPLHLANNFFSAVFSLRDPLSHLLSSLHPDAIISDALYTWTTELAGEFHIPRVIFQVTGLFPLSAANDLDLHRPYNSISNDSELFSIPGFPHTVHLTRSQLPEVFSFPPMLGWLREAELSSHAVIVNSFSALEPDYAVHYSNVAPREVFLLGPVAIAGQPEKKEKKAEPCLEWLDEKDDGSVVYVGFGTLSRFTAEQIKELAFGLENSGEGFVWAVGSGEVVEWIPEGFEKRVQGRGLVLKGWVPQTEILNHRAIGGFVCHCGWNSVMEAVVAGVPVITWPLHSEQFVIEKWICEVVKMGIPAWEGFKSVKDEEKVVFPATAVAAAVKKLMGSGEEVVEIRKRVAELAKLASIAVAEGGTSKEDLSRLIDGLVAWRDNRRPIK, from the coding sequence ATGGATTCCGGCGAACCACTGCACGTCCTCTTCTTCCCCTTCTTAGCACGCAGCCACATGATCCCAATGCTTGAAACTGCCCGTCTCTTCTCCGACAACGGCATCAAGACCTCCATCGTCACCACCCCGGCCAACGCCGACCTCATCAAACCTCTACTTCACCACCATCCCTCCATCTCCCTCCATCTCATCCCCTTCCCTTCCACCACCTTCAACCTCCCTTCCGGCTGCGAAAACCTCACCGTCCTCCCTCTCCACCTCGCCAACAACTTCTTCTCCGCCGTCTTCTCCCTCCGTGACCCTCTCTCCCACCTTCTCTCCTCTCTCCACCCAGACGCCATCATCTCCGACGCTCTCTACACTTGGACAACTGAACTCGCCGGCGAGTTTCACATCCCTCGGGTTATTTTCCAGGTCACCGGTCTTTTCCCTCTCTCCGCCGCCAATGATCTCGACCTCCACCGCCCGTACAACTCCATCTCCAACGACTCTGAGCTTTTCTCGATCCCCGGCTTTCCCCACACCGTCCACTTGACCCGTTCTCAACTCCCGGAAGTCTTCAGCTTCCCTCCCATGCTCGGCTGGCTCCGAGAAGCCGAGCTTTCCAGCCATGCAGTCATCGTCAACTCTTTCTCCGCTCTTGAGCCTGACTACGCCGTTCACTACTCCAACGTCGCTCCACGTGAAGTCTTCCTCCTTGGCCCCGTCGCCATCGCCGGCCAGccggagaagaaggagaagaaagcaGAGCCATGCTTGGAATGGTTAGACGAGAAGGATGATGGTTCAGTGGTGTACGTTGGATTCGGGACGTTGAGCCGGTTCACGGCGGAGCAGATAAAGGAACTTGCTTTCGGGTTGGAGAACTCCGGCGAAGGGTTTGTTTGGGCGGTCGGGTCCGGCGAGGTGGTGGAATGGATTCCGGAGGGGTTTGAGAAGAGAGTTCAGGGACGAGGATTGGTGCTGAAAGGGTGGGTACCGCAAACGGAGATCTTGAATCACCGTGCTATCGGTGGGTTTGTTTGTCACTGTGGATGGAACTCGGTCATGGAGGCGGTGGTCGCCGGCGTGCCGGTGATCACTTGGCCGTTGCATTCTGAGCAGTTTGTGATTGAGAAGTGGATTTGTGAAGTGGTGAAGATGGGGATTCCGGCGTGGGAAGGGTTTAAGAGTGTGAAGGATGAGGAGAAGGTGGTGTTTCCGGCGACGGCGGTGGCGGCGGCGGTCAAGAAGTTGATGGGTTCCGGCGAGGAGGTGGTGGAGATAAGGAAGAGGGTGGCGGAGCTTGCGAAGCTTGCAAGCATTGCAGTGGCAGAGGGGGGCACGTCGAAGGAGGATCTCAGCCGTTTGATTGATGGGCTTGTTGCATGGCGTGATAACCGCCGTCCGATCAAATAG